A single window of Mugil cephalus isolate CIBA_MC_2020 chromosome 1, CIBA_Mcephalus_1.1, whole genome shotgun sequence DNA harbors:
- the LOC125003743 gene encoding doublesex- and mab-3-related transcription factor A1-like, with amino-acid sequence MESRIRPLGLAGPTTNPLGSLQVPPSLLRPPPLFLRACNPALERGYPRTPKCARCRNHGVVSALKGHKRFCRWRDCVCAKCTLIAERQRVMAAQVALRRQQAQEESEARELRLLYPGAGIGGDAGMPQGSPLSSGVPASTSGAPAAGPCFDVFGSESHKDDDKIRKYSVYNGFMGRPLFEPHAARLPSPSDKREMSPSKDNATSGSVDSGSPSPVFDQRSDHTESPQRSLSSSDHESGSESEKPKDYTSPERDPTDIMAKIFPHQKRDTLESMVRTCKGDIVKSIELALYSKENKVDPESTSPSSLPCAPRPSVGLPGALGALGNKSAFSPLHIPPAAGGESLYGLGPRLGVSPLRLAYSSASGGMAGFMSPYMTSGLMPMFPLRPPLDSYSFPGMIRDLSYLQSKESLCGAGLYTRLSEK; translated from the exons ATGGAGAGCAGGATCAGACCTCTGGGCCTGGCCGGGCCCACGACCAACCCGCTCGGGAGCTTGCAAGTGCCCCCTTCCCTCCTGCGGCCTCCGCCTCTCTTCCTTCGGGCGTGCAACCCCGCGCTGGAGAGGGGGTACCCGCGGACCCCGAAGTGCGCCCGGTGCAGGAACCACGGCGTGGTCTCCGCGCTCAAGGGCCACAAGCGCTTCTGTCGCTGGAGGGACTGCGTGTGCGCCAAGTGCACGCTGATTGCGGAGAGGCAGCGGGTCATGGCCGCGCAGGTGGCGCTGAGGAGGCAGCAGGCTCAGGAGGAGAGCGAGGCCCGGGAGCTCCGGCTCTTGTACCCCGGCGCAGGTATCGGAGGAGACGCAGGGATGCCTCAGGGATCCCCTCTAAGCTCCGGAGTCCCTGCGTCTACCAGCGGCgctccagcagcaggtccttgttttgatgtgtttggATCAGAGAGCCATAAAGATG atgacaaaataagaaagtaCAGCGTCTATAATGGATTCATGGGTCGGCCGCTCTTTGAACCCCACGCCGCGCGGCTGCCCTCTCCAAGTGACAAGAGGGAGATGTCTCCCAGCAAGGACAACGCCACTTCAGGCAGCGTCGACAGTGGAAGTCCATCGCCGGTCTTCGATCAGCGCTCAGATCACACGGAGAGCCCGCAGAGGTCCCTTTCCTCCTCGGACCACGAGTCGGGGAGCGAGTCGGAGAAACCCAAAGACTACACGAGCCCGGAGCGCGACCCCACCGACATCATGGCCAAGATTTTCCCTCACCAGAAACGGGACACCCTGGAGTCTATGGTGAGAACGTGCAAAGGTGACATTGTCAAATCCATCGAGCTGGCGCTGTACTCGAAAGAGAACAAAGTTGACCCCGAAAGCACGTCTCCGTCTAGTCTCCCGTGCGCGCCCAGGCCTTCTGTTGGGCTGCCGGGCGCGCTTGGCGCTCTGGGGAACAAGTCCGCCTTCTCCCCGCTCCACATACCGCCGGCTGCCGGCGGGGAGAGCCTGTACGGGCTCGGCCCTCGCCTCGGTGTCAGCCCCCTGCGGCTGGCGTATTCCTCCGCAAGCGGCGGTATGGCAGGCTTCATGTCACCCTACATGACATCCGGACTGATGCCGATGTTTCCACTGCGTCCACCCTTGGACTCATACTCCTTCCCGGGAATGATCCGAGACCTCTCGTATCTTCAGAGCAAAGAGTCCCTGTGCGGTGCAGGCCTTTACACGCGACTTAGCGAGAAATGA
- the LOC125013452 gene encoding fatty acid-binding protein, intestinal-like — protein MALNGTWKVDRNENYDKFMEQMGINVMKRKLGEHDNLKLVIEQTGDKFHIKESSTFRTKDIDFTLGVEFEYTMADGTELKGTWVMEGDALKGKFTRKDNGKILTTTRALVGGELVQSYNYEGVDAKRIFKKQ, from the exons ATGGCGCTAAACGGAACCTGGAAGGTCGACCGCAACGAAAATTACGACAAGTTCATGGAGCAAAtgg GCATTAACGTCATGAAGCGCAAGCTGGGGGAGCACGACAACCTGAAGCTCGTCATCGAGCAGACCGGGGACAAGTTCCACATCAAGGAGTCCAGCACTTTCCGCACCAAGGACATCGACTTCACCCTGGGCGTGGAGTTCGAGTACACCATGGCCGACGGCACAGAACTCAAA GGCACGTGGGTGATGGAGGGCGACGCGCTGAAAGGCAAATTCACCAGGAAAGATAACGGCAAGATCCTGACCACCACCAGGGCCCTGGTGGGCGGCGAGCTGGTGCAG AGTTACAACTACGAAGGAGTGGATGCTAAGAGGATTTTCAAGAAGCAATAA